One Streptococcus gallolyticus subsp. gallolyticus DSM 16831 DNA window includes the following coding sequences:
- a CDS encoding glycoside hydrolase family 1 protein, translating to MTKQFPEGFLWGGATAANQFEGAWNVDGRGPATSDTARAVAPEERKSMGSEFNSPMTRAKLDAALNDKEGLYPKRWGSDFYHRYKEDIALYAEMGFKTFRLSIAWSRIFPNGDDATPNEAGLAFYDKVFDELNKYGIEPLVTLSHYEFPIHLVTEYGGWQNRKVIDFFVRYAETVFNRYKDKVKYWLTFNEINIIGMTGYLSGGLLFEDGKLNLQDMYQAAHHQFVASSLATKIGHEINPDFKIGCMLARMQAYPATCNPEDVMEEIKKDHENLFFSDVQVRGKYPAYAKRFFKENNIELEIADGDLEILEKYPVDFMSFSYYMSSIARKQKTGDQTAGNLILSEPNPYLEASDWGWQIDPVGLRITLNNLYDRYQVPLMVVENGLGALDTVEEDGSIHDQYRIDYLQSHVKQMYEAIEDGVDLMGYTWWGCTDLVSASTSEMSKRYGFVYVDADDQGNGSFDRSRKDSFFFYKDLIATRGANILND from the coding sequence ATGACAAAACAATTTCCAGAAGGATTTTTGTGGGGCGGTGCAACAGCTGCCAATCAATTTGAAGGCGCTTGGAATGTTGACGGACGTGGTCCAGCAACATCGGATACAGCGCGTGCCGTTGCTCCAGAAGAACGCAAATCAATGGGAAGTGAATTTAATTCACCAATGACTCGTGCTAAATTGGATGCAGCTTTGAATGATAAAGAAGGGCTTTATCCAAAACGTTGGGGGTCTGATTTTTATCATCGTTATAAAGAAGATATTGCCCTTTATGCCGAAATGGGCTTCAAGACGTTTCGTCTTTCTATTGCATGGTCACGTATTTTTCCAAATGGTGATGATGCGACACCGAATGAAGCTGGGTTAGCTTTTTATGATAAGGTTTTTGATGAGCTTAATAAATACGGCATCGAGCCACTGGTTACTTTATCTCACTATGAATTTCCAATCCATTTGGTAACAGAATACGGTGGCTGGCAAAATCGTAAAGTGATTGATTTCTTTGTTCGTTATGCTGAAACGGTCTTTAATCGTTACAAAGATAAGGTCAAATATTGGTTGACATTCAATGAAATTAATATTATTGGTATGACTGGTTATTTATCAGGTGGGCTCTTGTTTGAAGATGGTAAATTGAACCTCCAAGATATGTATCAAGCAGCTCATCATCAGTTTGTAGCATCAAGTTTGGCAACAAAAATCGGTCACGAGATTAATCCTGATTTCAAGATTGGGTGTATGTTAGCGCGTATGCAAGCCTATCCTGCGACCTGCAATCCAGAAGACGTCATGGAAGAAATCAAAAAAGACCATGAAAATCTATTCTTCTCTGATGTTCAAGTTCGCGGAAAATACCCAGCATATGCCAAACGTTTCTTTAAAGAAAATAATATCGAATTAGAAATCGCAGACGGTGACCTTGAAATTCTTGAAAAATATCCTGTTGACTTCATGTCATTCTCATATTATATGAGTTCAATTGCTCGTAAGCAAAAAACGGGCGACCAAACAGCAGGAAATCTTATCCTAAGCGAACCAAATCCATATCTTGAAGCTTCTGACTGGGGTTGGCAAATCGACCCTGTCGGACTTCGTATCACGCTTAACAATCTTTATGACCGTTACCAAGTACCGCTTATGGTTGTTGAAAATGGTCTAGGTGCTCTTGATACAGTAGAAGAAGACGGTTCGATTCACGACCAATACCGTATTGATTATCTCCAATCACACGTCAAACAAATGTATGAAGCCATTGAGGACGGTGTTGATTTGATGGGATACACTTGGTGGGGTTGTACAGACCTTGTTTCGGCGTCAACTTCTGAAATGTCAAAACGCTATGGTTTTGTTTACGTTGATGCTGACGACCAAGGAAACGGTAGCTTTGACCGCTCACGTAAAGACTCATTCTTCTTTTATAAAGATTTGATTGCAACACGTGGCGCTAATATTTTAAATGATTAA
- a CDS encoding histidine phosphatase family protein translates to MATKLYLMRHGETLFNTQGRVQGACDSPLTDLGIQQALLAKDYFNENSIWFDSVYSSTQERATDTAKLVSGQSQVTQLKGIKEMNFGEFEAQPEFLLPKFRAGANSFEDLLVPFGGEDIVTVGKRGLDSILEVLANDNHADNILMVSHGATMWGVCLQLGIQFPEGVGFSNCAICEFQYHQEQLELQKLILPTKAFKTYSFEGE, encoded by the coding sequence ATGGCAACAAAATTGTATTTGATGCGCCATGGCGAGACCTTATTTAATACACAAGGGCGGGTGCAGGGAGCTTGCGATTCGCCTCTAACAGATTTAGGTATTCAGCAAGCTCTTCTTGCCAAAGATTATTTTAATGAAAATAGCATTTGGTTTGATAGTGTTTATTCTTCAACGCAAGAACGAGCGACAGATACTGCTAAATTGGTGTCTGGTCAATCACAAGTCACTCAATTAAAAGGCATCAAAGAGATGAACTTTGGTGAGTTTGAAGCACAGCCTGAATTTCTTTTGCCAAAATTTAGAGCAGGTGCTAATTCGTTTGAAGATTTGTTGGTGCCTTTTGGTGGCGAGGACATTGTAACAGTTGGTAAGCGGGGGTTGGACAGCATTCTTGAAGTGCTGGCAAATGATAATCATGCTGATAACATTTTAATGGTTAGCCATGGAGCAACGATGTGGGGTGTTTGTCTGCAGCTCGGTATTCAATTTCCAGAGGGAGTTGGCTTTTCAAATTGTGCTATTTGTGAGTTCCAATATCATCAAGAACAGTTAGAGTTGCAAAAACTGATTTTACCAACCAAGGCATTTAAGACATATTCATTTGAAGGGGAGTAA
- a CDS encoding histidine phosphatase family protein, producing the protein MIKTFYVMRHAQTRFNLQGRIQGACDSPLTELGIEQAKSARQHFKEEGITFTRVYSSTQERACDTAELATGRTDYIRLKGLKEMDFGSYEAHQEYLNPPLHREDGSGYRDYFVAYGGESNVQVYERMAKTIREVLEQSSDEDQLLFVSHGAAITQFYRHATLNPPVPKKRLANCAIFKMTYDGKDIMVQSIYNPTEKEYIFEREEND; encoded by the coding sequence ATGATTAAAACTTTTTATGTGATGCGACATGCTCAAACGCGCTTTAATCTTCAAGGACGTATCCAAGGAGCTTGTGATTCTCCCTTGACTGAACTGGGAATTGAGCAAGCAAAGTCTGCTAGACAACATTTTAAAGAAGAGGGCATTACGTTTACACGTGTCTATTCTTCGACGCAGGAACGTGCTTGTGATACTGCTGAATTAGCAACGGGGCGCACAGATTATATTCGTTTGAAAGGACTAAAAGAAATGGATTTTGGTTCTTACGAAGCACACCAAGAATACCTCAATCCACCTTTACACCGTGAAGATGGTTCAGGTTACCGTGATTATTTTGTGGCTTATGGTGGCGAATCCAATGTTCAAGTTTATGAACGAATGGCTAAGACTATTCGTGAGGTTTTAGAGCAAAGTAGTGATGAAGACCAGCTCTTATTTGTCAGTCATGGTGCGGCAATAACTCAGTTTTACCGTCATGCTACGCTGAATCCGCCAGTTCCTAAGAAACGTCTGGCAAACTGTGCCATTTTCAAAATGACTTATGATGGTAAGGATATTATGGTGCAATCAATCTATAATCCAACAGAAAAAGAGTACATTTTTGAAAGGGAAGAGAATGACTAA
- a CDS encoding histidine phosphatase family protein: MTKTLYLMRHGETLFNQLGLIQGWCDSPLTRNGKQQAQAARDYFHAHHITFDKLYCSTAERCSDTLEIVSGRADYTRLKGLKEFNFGRMEGKPEYLHPNREPNQKGHGDFYLKYDGESETQVKKRVSDTVFRLVSQADDDATILAVSHAGAIMSFFSALELDNHPELHFSNCCIFNYSITDSTYDLIKIIDPVSGQIYDK; the protein is encoded by the coding sequence ATGACTAAGACACTCTACTTAATGCGTCATGGAGAAACCTTGTTTAATCAACTTGGGTTGATTCAAGGCTGGTGCGATTCACCCTTGACGAGAAATGGCAAACAGCAAGCTCAAGCAGCGCGTGATTATTTTCATGCTCATCACATTACTTTTGATAAGCTTTATTGTTCGACAGCAGAACGTTGTTCTGATACTTTGGAAATTGTGAGCGGACGTGCAGATTATACACGGCTCAAAGGTTTGAAAGAATTTAATTTTGGTCGAATGGAAGGAAAGCCAGAGTATTTACATCCGAATCGTGAACCTAATCAAAAGGGACATGGCGATTTCTACCTAAAATATGACGGTGAAAGTGAAACGCAGGTGAAAAAACGGGTTAGTGATACTGTTTTTCGTTTAGTGTCGCAAGCAGACGATGATGCAACGATTTTAGCAGTCAGCCACGCAGGCGCAATCATGAGCTTTTTTAGCGCTTTAGAATTAGATAATCATCCTGAATTGCATTTTTCAAATTGTTGCATATTTAATTATAGTATCACGGATAGCACTTATGATTTAATCAAAATCATTGACCCCGTTAGTGGGCAAATTTATGATAAATAG
- a CDS encoding AI-2E family transporter — protein sequence MKFEKKQVYYVVLAFVLCYAIQAYWSNGASIVGTIYKASFPFLIGAGIAYIVNIVMSLYEMLYTRVIKNRVLLKAKRAISMILAYLTFILLISWLFSIVLPDLISSINSLLKIDTTGIANFIKEVSDNKAIKELFDYFGNSSDITSTLSDYSQQILNQVLSVLTGVLTSVSTIASTVLNVFVSLVFSIYVLASKEQLGRQFNLLIDTYLGKYAEKVHYVLDILHQRFHGFFVGQTLEAMILGSLTAAGMFLFSFPYAATIGILVAFTALIPVIGAYIGATIGFILIATQSVSQAFLFLIYLIVLQQFEGNVIYPRVVGGSIGLPGMWVLMAITIGGALWGILGMLVAVPLAASLYQIIKDNVAKRQQANLDN from the coding sequence ATGAAATTCGAGAAAAAACAAGTCTATTATGTTGTACTTGCCTTTGTCCTTTGTTATGCTATCCAAGCTTATTGGAGTAATGGTGCGTCGATTGTCGGAACGATTTATAAGGCAAGCTTCCCCTTTTTAATTGGTGCTGGAATTGCCTATATTGTCAACATTGTCATGAGCTTATATGAAATGCTCTACACGCGCGTTATCAAAAATAGAGTGCTTTTGAAGGCCAAACGTGCAATTTCGATGATTTTGGCATACTTGACCTTTATTTTATTGATTAGCTGGCTCTTTTCGATTGTCCTGCCTGATTTGATTTCAAGTATTAATTCCTTACTGAAGATTGATACGACTGGCATTGCTAATTTTATTAAAGAAGTGAGTGATAATAAGGCTATCAAAGAACTGTTTGATTATTTTGGAAATTCATCTGATATTACCTCAACTCTTTCAGATTATAGTCAGCAAATTTTAAATCAAGTGCTGTCCGTTTTAACAGGGGTTTTGACGTCGGTTAGTACGATTGCTTCAACTGTTTTAAATGTCTTTGTTAGCTTAGTCTTTTCAATTTATGTTTTGGCAAGCAAAGAACAATTGGGGCGTCAGTTTAATCTTTTGATTGATACCTATCTTGGCAAATACGCCGAAAAAGTTCACTATGTCCTAGACATTTTGCACCAACGTTTTCACGGTTTCTTTGTTGGTCAAACGCTAGAAGCGATGATTTTGGGGAGCTTGACAGCAGCAGGAATGTTTCTGTTTAGTTTTCCCTATGCGGCAACAATTGGTATTTTGGTTGCATTTACGGCACTAATTCCTGTTATTGGTGCTTATATCGGAGCGACCATTGGTTTTATCTTAATTGCCACACAATCTGTTTCACAAGCGTTTCTCTTTTTAATTTACTTGATTGTTTTACAACAATTTGAAGGGAATGTCATTTATCCGCGTGTCGTTGGTGGTTCAATTGGATTACCAGGTATGTGGGTCTTAATGGCAATCACAATCGGTGGTGCTTTATGGGGTATCCTTGGAATGTTAGTAGCTGTACCTTTGGCAGCAAGTCTTTATCAAATCATTAAAGACAACGTTGCTAAGCGCCAACAAGCAAACTTAGATAACTGA
- a CDS encoding glycosyltransferase family 8 protein — protein MDTINLLFSIDDGYVSQFMVTLYSIYQNSSNHNLAVYVLQKQLLKKNDDISEFCQKLGVRYTPVVIGEEAFEDAPTTDRYPETIYYRLLAHEYLPKELDKILYVDADILCLNDVVPLYKLNLGDKLYAAASHTSDGNISELVNKLRLGNFEAEGYFNSGVLLMNLDAIRQSVHRQDILDYIEQNNHLLLLPDQDILNALYGHQTLQIPDQIYNYDARYNVLYYSRSSGKWNLNWVIEHTVFLHFCGRDKPWKKDYRGRYSALYKHYQHRALRLKNKKNH, from the coding sequence ATGGATACAATCAATTTACTCTTTTCAATCGATGATGGCTATGTTTCGCAATTTATGGTCACGCTATATTCGATTTATCAAAATAGTAGCAATCATAACCTAGCCGTTTATGTTTTACAAAAGCAATTGTTAAAAAAGAATGATGACATTTCGGAATTCTGTCAAAAACTAGGTGTCCGTTATACGCCTGTTGTGATTGGTGAGGAAGCATTTGAAGATGCTCCAACAACAGATCGTTACCCTGAGACCATTTATTATCGCCTTTTGGCTCATGAATATTTGCCAAAGGAATTGGACAAGATTTTATATGTTGATGCGGATATTTTGTGTTTGAATGATGTTGTTCCCTTATATAAGCTGAATTTAGGGGATAAACTATATGCCGCTGCTAGCCATACGTCAGATGGCAATATTTCAGAACTCGTTAATAAACTGCGTTTAGGGAATTTTGAGGCAGAAGGGTATTTTAATTCTGGTGTCCTTTTGATGAACTTGGATGCCATTCGCCAGTCGGTGCACCGACAAGACATTTTAGATTATATTGAGCAAAATAATCATCTCTTGTTGTTGCCAGACCAAGACATCTTGAATGCCTTATATGGGCATCAAACCTTGCAAATTCCTGACCAGATTTATAATTACGATGCGCGATATAATGTTCTTTATTATAGTAGAAGTTCTGGCAAATGGAATTTAAATTGGGTTATTGAACATACGGTGTTCTTGCATTTTTGCGGACGAGATAAGCCATGGAAAAAAGATTACCGCGGACGTTACAGCGCTCTTTATAAACACTATCAGCACCGCGCATTACGTTTAAAAAATAAGAAAAATCATTAA
- the radC gene encoding RadC family protein — MYAIEMKADAMLPRERLRDLGAEHLSNQELLSILLRTGTKTTPVLEVANQILKNLDSLADFQHLSLQELQQINGIGYVKSIEIKAMIELAKRISKAEYVQKERIMSSERLARKMMLELSDQKQEHLVAIYLDTQNRIIEQRTIFIGSVRRSIAEPREILYYACKNMATSVIIVHNHPSGSPEPSENDLQFTQKMKRACEDIGIICLDHIVIGKYQYYSFREETDVL, encoded by the coding sequence ATGTATGCAATTGAAATGAAAGCAGATGCTATGTTGCCACGAGAACGCTTGAGAGATTTGGGGGCAGAGCACCTTAGCAATCAGGAACTATTATCTATTTTATTACGAACAGGAACAAAAACAACCCCAGTTTTGGAAGTTGCCAATCAAATCTTGAAAAATCTAGATAGCTTAGCTGATTTTCAACACCTATCCCTGCAAGAATTGCAACAAATCAACGGTATTGGTTATGTTAAATCAATTGAAATCAAAGCAATGATTGAACTAGCAAAGCGCATTAGCAAGGCTGAATATGTCCAAAAAGAACGCATTATGAGCAGCGAACGCCTAGCACGTAAAATGATGTTAGAATTGAGCGACCAAAAACAAGAGCACTTGGTGGCTATTTATCTGGATACGCAAAATCGAATTATTGAACAACGAACGATTTTTATCGGTTCTGTTCGCCGTTCGATTGCTGAACCACGTGAAATTCTCTATTATGCATGCAAAAATATGGCAACATCAGTTATTATTGTCCATAATCATCCGTCAGGCTCCCCAGAGCCAAGCGAGAACGACCTGCAATTTACCCAAAAAATGAAACGCGCTTGTGAAGATATTGGTATTATTTGCCTTGACCATATCGTCATTGGAAAATACCAATATTACAGCTTCCGAGAAGAAACAGATGTTTTGTAA
- a CDS encoding redox-sensing transcriptional repressor Rex, with protein sequence MTTEKSIPKATAKRLSLYYRIFKRFNTDNVEKASSKQIADAMGIDSATVRRDFSYFGELGRRGFGYDVKKLMNFFADILNDHSTTNVLLVGCGNIGRALLHYRFHDRNKMQIAMAFDTDDNEMVGHETSDGIPIYGISSLKKHAQEAGIETAILTVPSSKAQEVADVLVDAGIHGILSFSPVHLNVPKGIIVQYVDLTSELQTLLYFMNQSNQNN encoded by the coding sequence GTGACTACTGAGAAATCTATTCCTAAAGCAACAGCTAAACGACTCTCACTTTATTATCGTATTTTCAAGCGATTCAATACAGATAATGTCGAAAAAGCGAGTTCTAAACAAATTGCAGATGCTATGGGAATTGATTCTGCAACCGTACGTCGAGATTTTTCATATTTCGGCGAACTAGGGCGTCGAGGATTCGGCTATGATGTCAAAAAATTGATGAATTTCTTTGCTGACATTTTAAATGACCATTCAACGACAAATGTTCTTCTTGTTGGTTGCGGAAATATTGGACGAGCTTTGCTTCACTATCGTTTCCACGATCGTAATAAAATGCAAATTGCTATGGCTTTTGATACTGACGATAATGAAATGGTGGGACATGAAACATCAGATGGCATTCCAATCTATGGTATCTCATCACTAAAAAAACACGCGCAAGAAGCTGGCATTGAAACAGCTATTTTAACTGTTCCAAGTTCAAAAGCTCAAGAAGTTGCGGATGTCTTGGTTGATGCTGGTATTCATGGTATTTTGAGCTTCTCTCCTGTTCACCTCAATGTTCCAAAAGGTATCATCGTTCAATACGTTGATTTAACAAGTGAGTTGCAAACCTTACTATATTTCATGAATCAATCCAATCAAAATAATTAG
- a CDS encoding DUF1831 domain-containing protein → MAFEKEITLENCLYSYAISDNIKKYTLRDTTFSQNRIGNYELTRLLEKVPNSGDGFPLKITINKDLTGFKLSITDKSGLRFVNIFKSEDNKILQEKFYFLMDSLVERDIFTKKRV, encoded by the coding sequence ATGGCATTTGAAAAAGAAATTACTTTAGAAAACTGTCTTTATAGCTATGCTATTAGCGATAACATCAAAAAATACACGCTTCGTGATACCACATTTTCACAAAATCGTATCGGAAACTACGAATTAACACGCTTGTTGGAAAAAGTGCCTAATTCTGGTGATGGTTTCCCATTGAAAATTACGATTAACAAAGATTTGACAGGTTTTAAACTCAGCATTACTGATAAATCTGGTCTGCGTTTTGTCAATATCTTCAAATCTGAGGACAATAAAATCCTTCAAGAAAAATTTTATTTCTTAATGGATAGTCTTGTGGAACGTGATATTTTCACAAAAAAACGTGTTTAA
- a CDS encoding cysteine desulfurase family protein has product MIYLDNAATTPLTPSVIDAMTEIMVNDFGNPSSIHGIGRQANQRLRSSRQMIASALKTDPRRIIFTSGATESNNTAIKGYALANQAKGKHLITTAIEHHSVLHTMEYLEKRFGFEVTYLKPENGHISAQQVADALRDDTILVSIMFANNETGDLLPVKEIGELLQDHQAAFHVDAVQAVGKIDVFPEEIKADFLSASAHKFHGPKGVGILYSTPQHFDNLLHGGEQEEKRRASTENMIGIAGLAQALSDAIAHKDENYQHVQELRQAFLDGISDLDYYINGSQHNMPHVLNIGFPNQNNGILLTQLDLAGFAVSTGSACTAGTVDPSHVLSSIYGDDSPRLTESIRISFSELNTISEVQQLAQKLIEIVGK; this is encoded by the coding sequence ATGATATATCTCGATAATGCTGCTACTACCCCTCTCACACCTTCTGTTATTGATGCAATGACAGAAATCATGGTCAACGATTTTGGTAACCCCTCAAGTATTCATGGCATTGGACGTCAAGCCAACCAGCGCCTACGCTCGAGCCGCCAAATGATTGCCTCAGCCTTAAAGACTGACCCACGCCGCATTATCTTTACATCTGGTGCAACCGAAAGCAACAATACTGCTATCAAAGGTTACGCCCTTGCTAATCAAGCTAAAGGAAAACACCTCATCACTACTGCTATCGAGCATCATTCTGTGCTTCACACCATGGAATACTTGGAAAAACGCTTTGGTTTTGAAGTGACCTATCTGAAGCCTGAAAATGGTCATATTTCTGCGCAACAAGTTGCTGACGCTTTACGTGATGATACTATTTTGGTTAGCATCATGTTTGCCAATAACGAAACTGGTGATCTTCTTCCTGTTAAAGAAATTGGAGAACTTCTTCAAGACCATCAAGCCGCATTCCATGTTGATGCCGTTCAAGCCGTCGGAAAAATTGATGTCTTTCCTGAAGAAATCAAAGCTGATTTTCTTTCAGCTTCTGCTCATAAATTCCATGGACCAAAAGGTGTCGGTATTCTCTACTCAACACCACAGCATTTTGATAACTTGCTTCATGGTGGCGAACAAGAAGAGAAACGCCGTGCTAGTACGGAAAATATGATTGGTATTGCCGGTTTAGCCCAAGCTTTGTCTGACGCCATTGCTCATAAAGATGAAAATTATCAACACGTTCAAGAACTTCGTCAAGCATTCCTTGATGGCATTTCTGATTTGGATTATTATATCAATGGTAGCCAACATAACATGCCTCACGTTCTTAACATCGGTTTTCCAAATCAAAACAACGGTATTCTTTTAACGCAACTTGATTTAGCAGGTTTTGCCGTTTCAACAGGTTCTGCTTGTACTGCTGGAACAGTCGATCCAAGTCATGTTTTGTCTAGCATTTATGGTGACGATTCTCCACGTTTAACAGAATCTATTCGCATTAGCTTTTCAGAGCTTAATACAATCAGCGAAGTCCAACAACTCGCTCAAAAATTAATAGAAATTGTAGGAAAATAA
- a CDS encoding ribose-phosphate diphosphokinase → MAEHYADKQFKLFSLSSNVEIAQKIADTVGVPLGKVSTRKFSDGEIMINIEETVRGDDIYIIQSTSYPVNDNLWELLIMVDACKRASASTVNVVIPYFGYSRQDRIAASREPITAKLVANMLVKAGVDRLLTLDLHAVQVQGFFDVPVDNLFTVPLFAKYYCELGLKGEDVVVVSPKNSGIKRARSLAQYLDSPIAIIDYAEDDSHREEGYIIGEVAGKKAILIDDILNTGKTFAEAAKIVERDGATEIYAVASHGLFAGGAAESLDTAPIKEILVTDSVATKERLPKNIKYLSASKLIADAIIRIHEKSPLSPLFSYNATKD, encoded by the coding sequence ATGGCAGAACATTACGCCGACAAACAATTCAAGCTTTTTTCTCTTTCTTCTAACGTAGAGATTGCACAAAAGATTGCGGACACAGTTGGTGTCCCACTTGGAAAAGTGTCAACACGTAAGTTTTCAGACGGCGAAATCATGATTAACATCGAAGAAACAGTTCGTGGAGATGATATTTACATCATCCAATCTACTAGCTACCCTGTTAATGACAACCTTTGGGAACTTTTGATTATGGTTGATGCTTGTAAACGTGCTAGTGCAAGCACAGTTAACGTGGTTATCCCTTATTTTGGTTACTCACGTCAAGACCGTATCGCTGCATCACGTGAACCAATTACTGCAAAACTTGTTGCTAACATGTTAGTTAAAGCTGGCGTGGATCGTCTATTGACTCTTGACCTTCACGCTGTTCAAGTTCAAGGATTCTTTGATGTTCCAGTTGATAACCTCTTTACTGTTCCACTTTTTGCTAAATACTACTGTGAATTAGGACTAAAAGGTGAAGACGTTGTCGTTGTTAGCCCTAAAAACTCTGGTATCAAACGTGCTCGTAGCTTAGCGCAATACCTTGATTCACCAATCGCAATCATCGACTATGCAGAAGATGATTCTCACCGCGAAGAAGGTTATATCATCGGTGAAGTTGCTGGTAAAAAAGCTATCCTTATCGATGACATTTTGAACACAGGTAAAACATTTGCTGAAGCTGCTAAAATCGTAGAACGCGATGGCGCAACAGAAATCTATGCCGTAGCAAGTCACGGTTTGTTTGCTGGCGGTGCTGCCGAAAGCCTTGATACAGCTCCTATTAAAGAAATTTTAGTAACTGACTCTGTCGCTACTAAAGAACGCTTGCCAAAAAATATTAAATATCTTTCAGCAAGCAAATTAATTGCTGACGCGATTATTCGTATCCACGAAAAATCACCACTCAGCCCATTATTCTCATATAACGCTACAAAGGACTAA
- a CDS encoding CYTH domain-containing protein, with product MTHLEIEYKTLLTKDEFNRLNNQFSHVAPVTQTNYYFDSENFDMKANRMSLRIRTLPNRAEITLKIPKEVGNLEYNYNLSVADAKETIKSGEFPDVDFLKLIEENGVKLSSLKNFGSLTTTRRETMTKIGLMALDSNQYAGIKDYELELEVENAEQGKKDFDNFLAEHAIDFKYAKSKVARFSATLKRI from the coding sequence ATGACACACCTTGAAATTGAGTACAAAACCTTACTCACTAAAGACGAATTTAATCGTCTCAATAATCAGTTTTCACACGTAGCACCAGTCACACAGACAAACTACTACTTCGACTCAGAAAACTTTGATATGAAGGCTAATCGTATGTCATTACGTATTAGAACCTTGCCCAACCGTGCAGAAATAACACTAAAAATTCCAAAAGAAGTTGGCAACTTAGAATATAACTATAATTTGAGTGTTGCAGATGCTAAAGAAACCATCAAATCTGGAGAATTTCCAGATGTTGATTTTCTAAAACTTATCGAAGAAAACGGGGTTAAACTCTCAAGTCTTAAAAACTTTGGCAGCCTTACAACAACACGCCGTGAAACCATGACTAAAATTGGTTTAATGGCACTTGATAGCAACCAATACGCTGGTATTAAAGACTACGAACTTGAATTAGAAGTTGAAAATGCCGAACAAGGCAAGAAAGATTTTGACAACTTCTTAGCCGAACACGCTATCGATTTCAAGTACGCTAAAAGTAAAGTCGCTCGATTCAGCGCGACCCTAAAACGAATTTAA